A single window of Plasmodium reichenowi strain SY57 chromosome 14, whole genome shotgun sequence DNA harbors:
- a CDS encoding ATP-dependent Clp protease, putative has product MNVLYIFIAVLILNGILNIHVSKKKTSFLNNTYPINKYKTINIKRHYRKVQNRNNKLYVSLFDEYDEKCIKALIMAREVAKNDNENEILLKHLLIAIIRIDSNLVQNILKNFNISLTNFLDKFHIAINKISKSYTNSNNERNNIYEKSGSAQNNLNEQEKKNISLTNDEMDMKNILKEEDENQVENRKKNENGNGNGNGNMNQNGNGNMNENVNGNMNENMNENMNQNVNENMNENMNENMNENMNENMNENMNENMNENEKLLNDFINKHLKDMEEKINILKNLNNEEGNSSLDDINNKDYTINYISSSNNITKENNNNNNDKVNFNNLDTNNDSGNLSNNVPNNESHNVLHNHMYKINNNNNNNNNKMMNQEILRNPNFDIKFSENCKLVLHNAVLEAKKKRKIFVNIIDILLSIINIAQEKKHYDFLKYLEELNININDLKSLLLSYDEKNYDGNNIYDTNANNTNYNTHNRNIALNNNNNNNNNVSNKGYNNQRLSNMNNNEQANHIINSLNNEYLNNGRDYKYNEDHPFSSNNKFLNPSTSSASSISFMKDCLIDMVHEAQEKGDDHFFGRKKEIKRIIEILGRKKKSNPLLIGESGVGKTAIIEYLSYLILKDNVPYHLKNCRIFQLNLGNIVAGTKYRGEFEEKMKHLLSNMNKKKKNILFIDEIHVIVGAGSGEGSLDASNLLKPFLSSDNLQCIGTTTFQEYSKFIENDKALRRRFNCVTINPFTSKETYKLLKKIKYNYEKYHNIYYTDDSLKSIVSLTEDYLPTANFPDKAIDILDEAGVYQKIKYEKFMKQKLRTERLRKIRIHMNTQENNNNNNNNGNNISNNISNNNNEHIISDEDQHIYNNNYDYNNYDVIYQQKEFSNEQDINKLNDNDTNIRKTYKQEIDNKIKNDVNENNNIKTNTNGNTLINNIESLQNDTYDETRNLIENVHMKYVTSDVIENIVSKKSSITYIKKNKKEEEKILKLKEKLNKIIIGQEKVIDILSKYLFKAITNIKDPNKPIGTLLLCGSSGVGKTLCAQVISKYLFNEDNLIVINMSEYIDKHSVSKLFGSYPGYVGYKEGGELTESVKKKPFSIILFDEIEKAHSEVLHVLLQILDNGLLTDSKGNKVSFKNTFIFMTTNVGSDIITDYFKLYNNNYSNLGFKYYIKKKKNENDINESKQEEQDLVHTSNGNIENEQSKTYVDHTKQSNENNYENTINYTHTTDTKYNNITTDNNNNNNNNNNNNDDHFEIFEEKLRTNKWYDELKPDIEEELKKKFLPEFLNRIDEKIIFRQFLKRDIINILQNMIDDLKKRIKKRKNINLIIDKNVINYICSDENNIYDMNFGARSIRRALYKYIEDPIAAFLISNIHEPNDSIYVHLTNDKKIKVQLIKAPVQQFSS; this is encoded by the coding sequence ATGAATGTTTTATACATTTTCATTGCTGTACTTATTTTAAATggtatattaaatatacatgtaagtaaaaaaaaaacaagtTTTTTAAATAACACCTATCctattaataaatataaaactattaatataaaaagacATTATAGAAAGGTCCAAAATCGAAATAATAAGTTATATGTATCTTTATTTGATGAATATGATGAGAAATGTATAAAAGCACTAATTATGGCTAGAGAAGTAGCCAAAAATGACaatgaaaatgaaatattattaaaacatCTTCTTATTGCTATTATTAGGATTGATTCTAATTTAgttcaaaatattttaaagaatttTAACATCTCATTAACCAATTTTTTAGATAAATTCCACATAGccataaataaaatatcaaaAAGTTATACTAATAGTAACAATGAGcgtaataatatttatgagAAGTCAGGAAGTGcacaaaataatttaaatgaacaagaaaaaaaaaatatatctttaacaaatgatgaaatggatatgaaaaatattttaaaggAAGAAGATGAAAATCAAGTAGAGAAtcgaaaaaaaaacgaaaATGGAAATGGAAATGGAAATGGAAATATGAATCAAAATGGAAATGGaaatatgaatgaaaatgtaaatggaaatatgaatgaaaatatgaatgaaaatatgaatcaaaatgtaaatgaaaatatgaatgaaaatatgaatgaaaatatgaatgaaaatatgaatgaaaatatgaatgaaaatatgaatgaaaatatgaatgaaaatgaaaaattattaaatgattttataaataagcatttaaaagatatggaagaaaaaattaatatattaaaaaatttaaataatgaagaagGCAATTCATCTTTggatgatataaataataaagattatacaattaattatatatcaagtagtaataatattactaaagaaaataataataataataatgataaagTAAACTTTAATAATTTAGACACAAATAATGATAGTGGTAATCTTTCAAATAATGTTCCAAATAATGAATCACATAATGTACTACATAatcatatgtataaaataaataataataataataataataataataagatgATGAATCAAGAAATATTACGTAACCCTAACTttgatataaaattttcaGAAAATTGTAAATTGGTCCTTCACAATGCTGTTTTAGAAGcaaagaaaaaaaggaaaatatttgtaaatattattgatatattactatctattataaatattgctcaagaaaagaaacattatgattttttaaaatatcttgaagaattaaatattaatattaatgatcTGAAAAGCCTTTTATTAAGTTATGATGAAAAGAATTATgatggtaataatatatatgatacaAATGCAAATAACacaaattataatacacataatagaaatatagcattaaataataataataataataataataatgtgtCAAATAAAGGATACAATAATCAAAGATTAAgtaatatgaataataatgaacaagcaaatcatattattaatagtttaaataatgaatatcTTAATAATGGTAGAgattataaatacaatGAAGATCATCCTTTTtcttcaaataataaattcttAAACCCATCCACTTCTTCTGCTTCTTCCATCTCTTTTATGAAAGATTGCTTAATTGATATGGTACATGAAGCACAAGAAAAAGGAGATGATCATTTTTTTGGTaggaaaaaagaaataaaacgaataatagaaattttaggaagaaaaaaaaaatccaATCCTTTATTAATTGGAGAAAGTGGTGTTGGAAAAACAGCTATTATagaatatttatcatatttaatattaaaggATAATGTACCatatcatttaaaaaattgtaGGATATTCCAATTGAATCTTGGAAATATAGTTGCTGGAACAAAATATAGAGGAGAatttgaagaaaaaatgaaacatCTCTTATctaatatgaataaaaaaaaaaagaatattctttttattgATGAAATCCATGTTATTGTTGGTGCAGGAAGTGGTGAAGGTTCATTAGATGCAtctaatttattaaaaccATTTCTCTCTTCAGATAATTTACAATGTATAGGTACCACTACTTTTCAAGAATATTCTAAATTTATAGAAAATGATAAAGCATTGAGAAGACGTTTTAATTGTGTAACTATAAACCCATTTACATCCAAagaaacatataaattattaaaaaaaattaaatataattatgaaaaatatcataatatttattatacaGATGATTCATTAAAATCTATAGTCTCATTAACTGAAGATTATTTACCTACTGCAAATTTTCCAGATAAAGCTATTGACATTTTAGATGAAGCAGGAGtatatcaaaaaattaaatatgaaaaatttatgaaacaaaaattaagaACAGAACGCTTACGTAAAATAAGGATACATATGAACACACAGgaaaataacaataataataataataatggtaataatattagtaataatattagtaataataataatgagCATATTATATCTGATGAGGATcaacacatatataataataattatgattataataactATGATGTAATATACCAACAAAAGGAATTTTCAAATGAACaagatattaataaattaaatgataatgatacaaatataagaaaaacATACAAACAAGAaatagataataaaataaaaaatgatgtaaatgaaaataataatattaaaacaaaCACAAACGGAAATAcattaattaataatatagaatCTTTACAAAATGATACTTATGATGAAACAAGAAACTTAATAGAAAATGTACATATGAAATATGTCACCTCAGATGTTATTGAAAATATCGTGAGTAAAAAATCATctataacatatattaaaaaaaataaaaaagaagaagagaaaatattaaaattaaaagaaaaattaaataaaattattattggTCAAGAAAAAGttattgatatattatctaaatatttatttaaagctattacaaatataaaagatcCAAATAAACCTATTGGTACTCTTCTATTATGTGGTTCATCAGGTGTAGGAAAAACCTTATGTGCTCAAGTTATATCCAAATATCTATTTAATGAAGATAATTTAATAGTTATTAATATGAGTgaatatatagataaacATTCAGTTAGTAAATTGTTTGGTAGCTATCCCGGTTATGTAGGATATAAAGAAGGAGGAGAATTAACTGAAAGTGTAAAGAAAAAACCTTTTTCCATAATACTTTTTGATGAAATAGAAAAAGCACATAGTGAAGTATTACATGTCttattacaaatattagATAATGGTCTTTTAACAGATTCGAAAGGAAATAAAGTTTCATTCAAAAATacattcatttttatgaCTACTAATGTTGGATCTGATATAATTACtgattattttaaattatataataacaattatTCCAACTTGggttttaaatattatataaaaaagaaaaaaaatgaaaatgatataaatgaatCCAAACAAGAAGAACAAGATTTGGTACATACTTCTAATGgaaatatagaaaatgaaCAAAGCAAAACATATGTGGATCATACAAAACAAAGTAAcgaaaataattatgaaaatacaATCAACTATACACATACGACAGacacaaaatataataatattacaacagataataataacaacaacaacaataataataataataatgatgatcattttgaaatttttgaagaaaaattaaGGACAAATAAATGGTACGATGAATTAAAACCTGATATTGaagaagaattaaaaaagaaattcCTTCCTGAGTTTTTAAATAGGAttgatgaaaaaataattttccgtcaatttttaaaaagagatattattaacattttaCAAAACATGATCgatgatttaaaaaaaagaattaaaaaaagaaaaaatattaatttaattattgataaaaatgttattaattatatttgtagtgatgaaaataatatatatgatatgaATTTTGGTGCTAGGTCTATTAGAAGAgctttatataaatatatagaagaTCCAATTGCTGCTTTCCTAATTTCAAATATTCATGAACCTAATGATTCGATATATGTGCACTTAACTAAtgacaaaaaaattaaggTACAATTAATAAAAGCACCAGTTCAACAATTTTCATCTTAA
- a CDS encoding vacuolar protein sorting-associated protein 29, putative has translation MSGKLEDIGELVLLIGDFHSPIRNLGLPDCFKELLKTDKIKHVLCTGNVGCNENLELLKNIADSVHITKGDMDDNFDFPEDITLCIGDFKISLIHGHQIIPWGDMNALLQWQKKYDSDIIISGHTHKNSIVQYEGKYFINPGSVTGAFQPWLSEPTPTFILMAIAKSNIVLYVYEEKNGKTNVEMSELHK, from the coding sequence atGAGTGGGAAATTGGAAGATATTGGGGAACTAGTTTTATTGATAGGAGATTTTCATTCTCCTATTCGTAATTTAGGACTTCCTGATTGTTTTAAGGAACTTTTAAAGAcagataaaataaaacatgTTTTATGTACAGGAAATGTAGGATGTAATGAGAATTTGGAATTACTTAAAAATATTGCTGACTCAGTACATATAACAAAAGGTGATATGGATGATAATTTTGATTTCCCAGAAGATATTACATTATGTATAGGAGattttaaaatatcttTAATTCATGGACATCAAATAATTCCATGGGGAGATATGAATGCTCTTTTACAATGgcaaaaaaaatatgatagtgatattattataagtGGACATACACATAAAAATTCGATTGTTCAATATGAGGgcaaatattttattaacCCTGGCTCTGTTACGGGAGCTTTTCAACCATGGTTATCTGAACCTACTCCaacttttatattaatggCTATTGCAAAAAGTaatattgttttatatgtatatgaagaaaaaaatggaaaaacAAATGTAGAAATGAGTGAACTACATAAGTGA
- a CDS encoding glideosome associated protein with multiple membrane spans 3 (part of same gene as PRSY57_1406100A~gap found within coding sequence), which produces WARGYRAGSKILRLASFLDTISATLQFIFYLYISKFYTRKWYVHFNEGGSEWVFFIFVRLVHAFSCLLYGLAAYLLEVYHDEGAGDLHAYINGVMFVFAGLTEIFVIFCNSGCYSNLLLWLALGAVSLWSYYFEPEVNHVSPALHETELTNDVEQQVEKFSRYTPYPQDTNQNAYYPA; this is translated from the exons ttgGGCAAGAGGATATAGAGCTGGATCCAAAATTTTAAGATTAGCTTCCTTTTTGGACACAATAAGTGCAACATTacaatttattttttatttgtacaTATCTAAATTTTATACAAGAAAATGGTATGTTCATTTTAATGAAGGTGGAAGTGAATGggtattttttatatttgtacGTTTGGTTCATGCTTTTTCCTGTTTATTATACGGATTAGCTGCATACTTATTAGAAGTATATCATGATGAGGGAGCAGGAGATTTACatgcatatataaatgGTGTGATGTTTGTTTTTGCGGGATTAACAG aaatttttgtaatattttgCAATTCCGGATGCTACtctaatttattattatggCTTGCCTTAGGTGCAGTTTCCTTATGGTCATATTATTTCGAACCAGAAGTCAACCATGTCTCCCCAGCTTTACATGAAACAGAATTAACAAATGATGTTGAACAACAAGTAGAAAAATTTTCGCGCTATACTCCATATCCTCAAGATACCAATCAAAATGCTTATTATCCAGCTTAA
- a CDS encoding glideosome associated protein with multiple membrane spans 3 (part of same gene as PRSY57_1406100B~gap found within coding sequence) has product MWFTTRQDGLDDNCHTNRGPCFQISGFFGTTLRIGFFLEFIALTFLFMSYWSNGGKGLFSYDLKNINDEYRLDQTFRNSITLWTGVYLIGAIFIMSFQVLLADDT; this is encoded by the coding sequence ATGTGGTTTACAACTAGACAAGACGGTCTTGACGATAACTGTCATACCAACAGAGGTCCATGTTTTCAAATTAGTGGTTTTTTTGGAACAACATTAAGAAttggtttttttttagaatTTATTGCATTGacctttttatttatgtcTTATTGGTCAAATGGAGGAAAAGGATTATTTAGCtatgatttaaaaaatataaatgatgaatatAGACTAGATCAAACCTTCAGAAATTCAATAACCCTATGGACAGGTGTCTATTTAATAGGGGCAATCTTTATCATGTCCTTTCAAGTTCTCCTTGCGGATGATACATG
- a CDS encoding radical SAM protein, putative yields MEKSKRYISLIKMMERKKFEKYRLKQIMDNIYKGKIIEINKMKNIPTEIRRELKNIFHNNILSIKPIKELKYDRAYKVLFQCKDNEKIEATSLDFGSHKSLCISSQIGCSFGCKFCATGQIGIKRQLDIDEITDQLLYFQSKGVDIKNISFMGMGEPLANPYVFDSIQFFNDNNLFSISNRRINISTVGLLPGIKKLNNIFPQVNLAFSLHSPFTEERDQLVPINKLFPFNEVFDLLDERIAKTGRRVWISYILIKNLNDSKDHAEALSDHICKRPNNIRYLYNVCLIPYNKAKNVDENFHRLDDAEKILQFEKILKKNGISFFYRNSFGYSIDAACGQLYADYEPKKKKEKIESKNLSLLL; encoded by the exons ATGGAAAAGTCAAAAAGGTACATAAGCCTCATTAAGATGATGGAAAGGAAAAAATTTGAGAAGTATAGattaaaacaaataatggataatatatataaaggaaaaataattgaaataaataaaatgaaaaatattccAACTGAAATAAGAAgagaattaaaaaatatatttcataataatattttaagtATAAAACCGATCaaagaattaaaatatgataGAGCATATAAAGTATTATTTCAGTGTAAAGATAATGAAAAGATTGAAGCAACATCATTAGATTTTGGTTCACATAAATCTTTATGTATATCTAGCCAAATAGGTTGTTCTTTTGGATGTAAGTTTTGTGCTACTGGTCAAATTGGTATAAAAAGACAATTAGATATAGATGAAATAACTGATCaacttttatattttcaatCAAAAGGAgttgatataaaaaatatatcttttatgGGTATGGGAGAACCTTTAGCTAATCCATATGTTTTTGATTCtatacaattttttaatgataataatttattttctatatctAATAGACgtattaatatatctacTGTTGGTCTTTTACCaggaattaaaaaattaaataacaTTTTTCCTCAAGTTAATTTAGCGTTCTCATTACATTCTCCATTTACTGAAGAAAGAGATCAACTTGTACCAATTAATAAATTGTTCCCGTTTAATGAAGTTTTTGATTTATTAGATGAAAGAATAGCAAAAACTGGTAGAAGAGTTTGGATAagttatattttaattaaaaatcTTAATGACTCCAAAGATCATGCAGAGGCTTTGTCTGATCATATATGTAAAAGACCAAATAACATAAGATACTTATATAATGTATGTTTAATACCTTATAATAAAg CCAAAAATGTTGACGAAAATTTTCATCGATTGGACGATGCTGAAAAAATCCTTCAATTTGAA aaaattttaaagaaaaatggaatttcctttttttacag AAATTCATTTGGATACTCAATTGACGCCGCCTGTGGTCAATTATATGCTG ATTATGAACcgaaaaaaaagaaagaaaaaattgaaTCTAAAAATTTgtctttattattataa
- a CDS encoding Scavenger Receptor-like protein, with translation MIKFKDILIFINIYILILNAYCKEWCKATFEYGKSDYAECISEGDSISRYTIETIPILSKDVDLYSNVSLVLSNGYGSKTKEIIIGNENDGLLNKIFTVRSDIGNPEYIHIKLNSQNKNWKCKKITVWKDYKYWVFDCIGSLNDKKPESTYFLSGNKIYIAYVQTGKDIEAATTGTIEIILLGNNKRSNTKVLHEGFSAGGLKKIKFQASDVGDLEDIILINNSLNDPWYCDFVKIKSDNNNKIYIFNVKSWIGAPYDKNVKVNIKSDTIEGTSKDIDCHIRAIDLINTNNINKLLQNKVQIFKVRCPQNCQNSEFAIIEGSSIHPSSTSICAAAIHDGSISPSGGEIIVTVASELNHYYTIKEKIFNELEALDFSAKADEKNFTFFTYHLDSIDDIISNVRIVDSFGKLSSLGRLEIRLKNKNSWGTVCVKGPNFQFNDDAAKRACKDLGFPNGIHIKENCANLNGQNYCAGYKYPFASSGILCTGHEKDISKCNADDSSHCVDHHDDVIVQCLHYSSNELINDGAIRLVDINGAPSNNGIGRLQIYYHGVFGSVCSEGWVKEAENIVCHELGYNGLKGNGFSHHSCTDISGENLCGPDTEKINAVNIKCKGDEKLLRNCPHETHDDIYCSHDEDVIIGCIGGDNNSHGEEQNKKHLINLEKKKFHPKLELTCFDKMLSKSNLSVATTGDVFLASCPEKCDEEVGIVKGTFLYTYDSPICKSAIHSGVLPNNVAEDIVLSIAHTHNNFIGTKRNNIESHDFKGTSKSFTISIPTMSLLREERKSNPKSEDEMINKNEIGLTYDHSFFNNKLDHHITSSMKPTFQWIAPTGFVGFNGKENDYIDCTNLPNEKYIKSLSNFTFIVYFTLSGGEGTWRTILSHSLCEGISISINEDNELIIEQNCNPHLLKSKFKPKFGQTYHISLVFNKINKTLYLYINGKKVITEKNTYNFTLSGDLIIGRSNQTTKDYFIGNIHLVEIYKYTLSEQEIKESFNSSLSLEYLNMNILEQMSNTKKDKKKNQKNKKGVQKTIDGRDCLTPCKSKNMINKDLQINTQQINLKCQDNLLSEQFNGKIGSQFLVSCIENCTKSKYFIKGTNNYYTPDSSICKAAIHAGIYKPNMGNKNNTFVIRIVEGLLEYKSSRGHFGILSKSEKQSQLRSFSVLSENEQNIFTCSTDGQFILNLSVGEKRTINCPSNCNIIKNKIYGTNIYSPISVLCKAAIHSGALSNQGGIVEIIVGTGQQEFKGSTQNNVESFSSNNHSRSITFNKHMEL, from the coding sequence ATGATAAAATTTAAAGATATCCTTATcttcattaatatttatatattaattttaaatgCATATTGCAAAGAATGGTGTAAAGCCACGTTTGAATATGGTAAGTCTGATTATGCTGAATGTATAAGTGAAGGAGATAGTATTAGTAGATATACGATTGAAACTATTCCAATTTTATCTAAAGATGTAGATTTATATAGTAATGTTTCTTTAGTTCTTTCGAATGGTTATGGTTCTAAAACAAAGGAAATAATTATAGGGAATGAAAATGATGGTTTATTAAATAAGATTTTTACCGTTCGTTCAGATATAGGAAATCCtgaatatatacatataaaattaaattcacaaaataaaaattggAAATGTAAAAAGATTACTGTTTGGAAAGATTATAAATATTGGGTTTTTGATTGTATTGGTTCATTAAATGATAAGAAGCCAGAGAGCACCTACTTTTTATCaggaaataaaatatatatagctTATGTACAAACAGGTAAAGATATTGAAGCAGCTACAACAGGTACAAttgaaattattttattaggTAATAATAAACGAAGTAATACTAAAGTATTACATGAGGGATTTAGTGCTGGAggtttaaaaaaaataaaatttcaAGCATCCGATGTAGGGGATTTAGaagatattattttaattaacAATTCTTTAAATGATCCTTGGTATTGTGATTTtgttaaaataaaatctgataacaacaacaaaatttatatttttaatgtaAAGAGCTGGATAGGTGCTCcttatgataaaaatgtaaaggttaatataaaatcaGATACTATCGAAGGAACTTCTAAAGATATAGATTGTCATATACGTGCTATAGATCTAATTAATACAAAcaacataaataaattattacaaaataaagTACAAATATTTAAAGTCAGATGTCCACAAAATTGTCAAAATTCTGAATTTGCTATTATTGAAGGATCATCTATACATCCATCATCTACATCTATTTGTGCAGCAGCTATACATGATGGTTCTATATCACCTAGTGGTGGTGAAATTATTGTTACCGTAGCAAGTGAAttaaatcattattatacTATAAAAGAGAAAATATTCAACGAATTGGAAGCTCTTGATTTTAGTGCTAAAGcagatgaaaaaaattttactttttttacATATCATCTTGATTCTATAGATGATATAATTAGTAATGTACGTATTGTAGATTCGTTTGGAAAATTATCATCCTTAGGAAGACTAGAAATAcgtttaaaaaataaaaacagTTGGGGTACCGTTTGTGTAAAGGGACCAAATTTTCAATTTAATGATGATGCAGCTAAAAGAGCTTGTAAAGATTTAGGTTTTCCTAATGGTATTCATATCAAAGAAAATTGTGCAAATTTAAATGGACAAAATTATTGTGCTGGATATAAATATCCATTTGCTTCATCAGGTATTTTATGTACAGGTCatgaaaaagatatatCAAAATGTAATGCTGATGATTCCTCACATTGTGTAGATCATCATGATGATGTTATTGTTCAATGTTTACATTACTCATCAAatgaattaataaatgatGGTGCTATTAGACTGGTAGATATTAATGGAGCACCTTCAAATAATGGTATAGGAAgattacaaatatattatcatgGTGTCTTCGGATCTGTATGTTCAGAAGGATGGGTTAAAGAAGCCGAAAATATTGTATGTCATGAATTAGGTTATAATGGATTAAAAGGTAATGGTTTTTCTCATCATTCGTGTACAGATATATCTGGTGAAAACTTGTGTGGACCAGATActgaaaaaataaatgctgttaatattaaatgtaaaggtgatgaaaaattattaagaAATTGCCCTCATGAAACACATGATGATATTTATTGTTCTCATGATGAAGATGTTATTATTGGATGTATTGGAggtgataataattcaCATGGagaagaacaaaataaaaaacatttaataaatttggaaaagaaaaaatttcaTCCAAAGTTAGAATTAACATGTTTTGATAAAATGTTATCCAAATCTAATCTAAGTGTTGCAACAACAGGAGATGTGTTTTTAGCTAGTTGTCCTGAAAAATGTGATGAAGAAGTAGGCATTGTTAAAGgaacatttttatatacatatgattCTCCTATATGTAAATCTGCAATTCATTCAGGTGTACTACCAAATAATGTAGCAGAAGATATAGTATTATCAATTGCCCATACACATAACAATTTTATAGgaacaaaaagaaataatatagaatCTCATGATTTTAAAGGTACCTCTAAAAGTTTTACGATTAGTATACCTACTATGTCTCTTTTAAGagaagaaagaaaaagtaATCCAAAATCGGAAGATgaaatgataaataaaaatgaaatagGTTTAACATATGatcattcattttttaataataaattagaTCATCATATAACTAGTTCTATGAAACCAACATTTCAATGGATTGCTCCTACAGGATTTGTTGGATTTAATGGGAAAGAGAATGATTACATAGATTGTACGAATTTGCctaatgaaaaatatataaaaagtttatcaaattttacatttattgtatattttactTTAAGTGGAGGAGAAGGAACATGGAGAACTATCTTATCTCATAGTCTATGTGAAGGAATATCTATATCTATTAATGAAGACAATGAATTAATCATAGAACAAAATTGTAATCCCCATTTACTTAAAAGTAAATTTAAACCCAAGTTTGGGCAAACGTATCACATTTCATTAGTGTTCAATAAAATCaataaaacattatatttatatataaacggcaaaaaagtaataacagaaaaaaatacCTATAACTTTACATTAAGTGGTGATTTAATAATAGGAAGATCTAATCAAACAACGAAGGATTATTTTATAGGTAATATACATTTAgttgaaatatataaatatacattatcagaacaagaaataaaagaatCATTCAACTCATCCTTATCATtagaatatttaaatatgaatatattagaaCAAATGTCGAATacaaaaaaagataaaaaaaaaaatcaaaaaaacaaaaaaggAGTACAAAAAACTATTGATGGACGTGATTGTCTTACACCATGtaaatcaaaaaatatgataaataaagatttacaaataaatactcaacaaattaatttaaaatgtCAAGATAATTTACTTTCTGAACAATTTAATGGAAAAATAGGATCTCAGTTTTTAGTTAGTTGCATAGAAAATTGTACtaaatcaaaatattttattaaaggaaccaataattattataccCCTGATTCATCAATATGTAAAGCAGCCATACATGCaggaatatataaaccAAATATgggaaataaaaataatacatttgTTATTAGAATTGTAGAAGGATTATTAGAATATAAATCTTCTAGAGGACATTTTGGTATTCTTAGTAAATCAGAAAAACAATCACAATTAAGATCTTTTTCAGTTCTTTCAgaaaatgaacaaaatatttttacatgTTCTACTGATGGacaatttatattaaatttatcaGTAGGAGAAAAAAGAACTATTAATTGCCCATCAAATTgcaatataataaaaaacaaaatttatGGAACCAACATTTATAGTCCTATATCAGTACTATGTAAAGCTGCAATACATTCAGGCGCTTTATCGAATCAAGGTGGGATAGTAGAAATTATTGTAGGCACAGGACAACAAGAATTTAAAGGATCCACACAAAATAATGTAGaatcattttcttcaaaTAATCATAGTAGATCAATAACATTTAACAAACATATGGAATTATAA